GGCTCCTCCACCTGCGGTAACTCTCGCACCACGCGCGCGGGATTGCCCGCCACAATGGTATCTGCCGCCACATCCTTGGTCACCACGGCACAGGAAGCGACAATTGCGCGGTCGCCGATGGTGACTCCCTTCAGAATCATGGCACGGTTACCGATCCATACGTCATCGCCAATCGTCACGGCGCGCACCTCATCCGCATTCAAACGGGCATTCTCACGCCGCCGCAACGCGTCCAGAGGATGCCCATCGTTATCACGAATCGTCGTTTCCGCAGCAATTAAGCAATGCCGCCCGATCTCGATTCTCTCAGCCGCACAAAAGAAGCACTGCGAGCCAATAAAGCTATCTTCGCCCACAATTATTTCAGCCAGCGTGCCGTCATTTAATGGCATAAAAGAAAAACCAACTTTCCCAGAAAGTCGCACTCGCTCCCCCAAACGAATTTTGCCCTGTCCTGCAATGTAGGGGCTACGCTCAATCCAAAGCTCCTTCCCGGCCTGATGTTGAGAGCGAAAAAGCGGCTCCACCCAAAAAGTCTTGCTCAACCAATCCCAACCTAAAGCTAGGACATCGATCATTTTTCGGATCAACGAAAACACTCCACGCGAAACAGTGTTATCCGGTAAACTATATAAATATACCCGCTTAAGTAATGCTTTGAAATTCATAAGAATAAATTTTTAAACGACTCAGATCGAATCGGAGAACTTCTGCCCAGCGCTTAACTGGCGCAGTACAGTCTGATACTTTTCAATCGCCAGCGCTTTAAGCGTTTCTGAAATCACCAGTGGAGAGCTTTGCGTGCGCGCTTTTAAAATCTCACCCGATTGAATGTTAGCGGAATAGTCCCCGAACCCAGCCGTTCCAGTCTGATCAAAGATCTGGTATTCGGGTTTTAAAGCAGTATCTAGACCGATCCACTGAGTCAGGGCCGCCAGTGTCGCTTCGGCATCCTCCACCAAGTCTTCGCCTTTCATAAAAAAGTAATTACCTTTTAAGCGTTTGGCTAAATCAACAATTCCATCCAAGCGCCTGATGTAATTAGGCAAAATGTCCCCCTCCATGTCAGGTGTGACTCCATCGCTTAGTTTTTCTTTCATCCTATAGATACTCTCCAATGTAGCGATCGGCTCCCGGATCGTAATAAAAAAACGAATACTTTGATTCTGAATCGCCCAGTCCGATATCTCAAAATTATGCAGCAACTTATCAAAGACAAAACGCCCGGGCAAGTGCCCACCATGCAAGCTGCCCACGCGATGCCGTATCCGCATCAGGTCGACAAAATTACGGTATGGGATGTGGTTTTCAGTGTAACCTGTGATCTCGGGATGACTCCCTAAAATGTGAGCGATGAGAGTCGTGTAACCACGCATATGCCCGATCATCAATAAATAGTTTTTTTTCTCCAGAAACACAGATGGGTGC
The nucleotide sequence above comes from Coraliomargarita algicola. Encoded proteins:
- a CDS encoding sulfotransferase — protein: MRTLLNVSSSFIRHPSVFLEKKNYLLMIGHMRGYTTLIAHILGSHPEITGYTENHIPYRNFVDLMRIRHRVGSLHGGHLPGRFVFDKLLHNFEISDWAIQNQSIRFFITIREPIATLESIYRMKEKLSDGVTPDMEGDILPNYIRRLDGIVDLAKRLKGNYFFMKGEDLVEDAEATLAALTQWIGLDTALKPEYQIFDQTGTAGFGDYSANIQSGEILKARTQSSPLVISETLKALAIEKYQTVLRQLSAGQKFSDSI
- a CDS encoding acyltransferase, with the protein product MNFKALLKRVYLYSLPDNTVSRGVFSLIRKMIDVLALGWDWLSKTFWVEPLFRSQHQAGKELWIERSPYIAGQGKIRLGERVRLSGKVGFSFMPLNDGTLAEIIVGEDSFIGSQCFFCAAERIEIGRHCLIAAETTIRDNDGHPLDALRRRENARLNADEVRAVTIGDDVWIGNRAMILKGVTIGDRAIVASCAVVTKDVAADTIVAGNPARVVRELPQVEEPLR